Proteins from a genomic interval of Vicinamibacteria bacterium:
- the atpG gene encoding ATP synthase F1 subunit gamma, giving the protein MASLRDLRRRTRSVKNTQQITKAMKMVAAAKLRRAQDAILSARPFAKKMLEVLNSLATRADPESHPLLRAREPNHVDVVVITADKGLCGSFNANILKSAEQFLRGITCERLELQVVGKKARDYFRRRRSIRQEYPDVFRELSYETAGSIARPLIERYSKDDPDAEDRVDAVFLIYNEFKSVMQQDVVVERLLPLEKLHFENVAEELDYIYEPTAAEIYDAIIPRHVEYQVWHALLESAAAEHAARMTAMENATRNATELIEKLTLTMNKVRQASITTEILEVVSGAEAIR; this is encoded by the coding sequence ATGGCCAGCCTGCGCGATTTGAGGCGACGCACCCGGAGCGTCAAGAACACCCAACAGATCACCAAGGCCATGAAGATGGTCGCCGCGGCAAAGCTGAGGCGGGCTCAGGACGCCATCCTGTCCGCCCGGCCCTTCGCCAAGAAGATGCTCGAGGTCCTCAATAGCCTCGCAACCCGCGCCGATCCCGAGAGCCATCCCCTGCTTCGCGCCCGTGAGCCGAACCATGTCGACGTCGTCGTCATCACCGCGGACAAGGGCCTCTGCGGCTCGTTCAACGCCAACATTCTGAAATCGGCCGAGCAGTTCCTTCGTGGTATCACCTGCGAGCGCCTCGAGCTTCAAGTGGTTGGGAAAAAAGCACGGGACTACTTTCGAAGGCGCCGTTCGATCCGACAGGAGTATCCCGACGTGTTTCGCGAGCTGTCCTACGAGACCGCGGGAAGTATCGCGAGGCCGCTCATCGAGCGCTACTCCAAGGACGATCCCGACGCCGAAGACAGAGTCGATGCCGTTTTTCTCATCTACAACGAGTTCAAGAGCGTCATGCAGCAGGACGTCGTCGTCGAAAGGCTCCTGCCTCTCGAGAAGCTCCATTTCGAGAACGTTGCCGAAGAGCTCGACTATATCTACGAGCCGACCGCAGCCGAGATCTACGATGCGATCATTCCGCGCCACGTGGAGTATCAGGTATGGCACGCGCTTCTCGAATCCGCTGCCGCCGAGCATGCGGCAAGGATGACGGCGATGGAGAACGCCACGCGGAACGCCACCGAGCTCATCGAAAAGCTGACGCTGACGATGAACAAGGTCCGTCAGGCGAGCATCACCACCGAAATTCTCGAAGTCGTTTCCGGTGCCGAGGCGATACGTTAG
- a CDS encoding F0F1 ATP synthase subunit epsilon, which translates to MDDKRIELEIVTPAGVVLRESVDEVEAPGVQGHFGVLPGHRPFLTQLRAGELRYRIGRRNAFVAVHWGFAEILPHKVTVLVETAELAGDIDLERAETAKQRALERLQQFGTAYDLERARNAYERATARLAAAQLGRSQGGKSSP; encoded by the coding sequence ATGGACGATAAGCGCATCGAGCTAGAGATCGTGACTCCGGCCGGAGTCGTACTGCGCGAGTCGGTCGACGAGGTCGAGGCGCCAGGCGTCCAAGGTCACTTCGGAGTGCTCCCGGGCCACCGCCCGTTCCTGACCCAGCTGCGCGCCGGGGAGTTGCGGTACCGAATCGGGCGGCGAAACGCGTTCGTGGCCGTCCACTGGGGCTTTGCCGAAATCCTTCCCCACAAAGTCACCGTGTTGGTGGAGACCGCGGAGCTCGCGGGAGACATCGACCTCGAACGGGCCGAGACCGCCAAGCAGCGGGCGTTGGAGCGGTTGCAGCAGTTTGGGACGGCGTACGACCTGGAACGAGCCAGAAACGCCTATGAGCGGGCGACCGCGAGGCTGGCTGCTGCCCAGCTTGGCCGCAGCCAAGGGGGGAAGAGCTCGCCCTAG
- a CDS encoding O-antigen ligase family protein, whose product MVLSAALAAGAFVGSAIVSASLLVVFFLIGSVVVLLIAGRPLWALSLLVVLLPFSGTDPFRVNLAGFSGTKLLNLLMVLVVFVSVINWKKGTKLPTYATGLAFAWAAVFSVAVFRSLANLETINYYVLEPLSPSEHILTHLVKPFVYFLPLVIVARFIRTRKDAEFLTTAVTLAVGSLGAFVLYVYFFMAGPGAEAKVINDNYMSTLGLHRNGLVTFPIIGIPIILARWFRTRDTLSAVCFVLGIASVGTLLSRTGYLSVPIGVVGYLALSKRVRYVPLIAAAIAVVTFFAWSQIAERLNYRLESGDRNAVSAGRIDTLWIPLLEEAAADPEKLFLGNGRFATGASQMAERGAILDVRHPHNMFVELLLDAGVVGFTILMAFLFVVLWKLKQSLQISTDPAMAEHLRGALVALGSYLVAGLTGRSLFPQLGNSFFWIVLGLAIALIGLAAAESRSTPRETEAHEPG is encoded by the coding sequence TTGGTCCTCTCCGCCGCACTGGCCGCCGGGGCTTTCGTGGGCTCCGCCATCGTCTCCGCAAGCCTCCTCGTCGTCTTCTTTCTCATCGGCTCGGTCGTCGTCCTTCTCATCGCCGGTAGACCACTTTGGGCCCTTTCGCTGCTGGTCGTGCTCCTGCCCTTCAGCGGCACGGATCCCTTTCGAGTCAACCTCGCGGGCTTTTCCGGCACGAAGCTGCTCAACCTGCTCATGGTCCTGGTTGTCTTCGTTTCGGTCATCAACTGGAAGAAGGGCACGAAGCTCCCCACCTACGCTACCGGCCTGGCCTTCGCCTGGGCGGCGGTTTTCTCCGTGGCCGTCTTCCGCTCTCTCGCCAACTTGGAGACCATCAATTACTACGTGCTCGAGCCGTTGAGCCCGTCGGAGCACATCCTCACCCACCTCGTGAAACCGTTCGTCTACTTTCTACCACTCGTCATCGTGGCGCGGTTCATCAGAACGCGAAAAGACGCCGAGTTCTTGACGACCGCCGTGACCCTTGCGGTTGGGTCGCTGGGCGCCTTCGTGCTCTACGTGTATTTCTTCATGGCCGGGCCAGGCGCCGAGGCGAAAGTCATCAACGACAACTACATGTCGACCCTCGGGCTCCACCGAAACGGGCTCGTGACTTTCCCCATCATCGGGATTCCGATAATCCTCGCGCGCTGGTTCCGGACGCGGGACACGCTGAGCGCGGTCTGCTTCGTTCTCGGTATAGCCTCCGTCGGGACGCTTCTGTCCCGGACGGGATATTTGTCGGTTCCGATCGGAGTCGTCGGCTACCTGGCTCTTTCGAAAAGGGTCAGGTACGTTCCCCTCATCGCCGCCGCCATCGCCGTCGTCACGTTTTTCGCCTGGTCCCAGATCGCAGAACGCCTCAACTATCGCCTCGAATCGGGAGATCGAAATGCCGTCTCCGCGGGACGGATCGATACCCTCTGGATTCCTTTGCTCGAAGAGGCGGCCGCCGATCCGGAAAAGCTGTTCCTGGGTAACGGGCGGTTCGCCACCGGGGCATCGCAGATGGCCGAGCGCGGCGCGATTCTGGACGTTCGCCATCCCCACAACATGTTCGTGGAATTGCTCCTCGATGCGGGCGTCGTTGGGTTCACGATTCTCATGGCCTTTCTTTTCGTCGTTCTCTGGAAGCTGAAGCAGAGTCTTCAGATCTCGACCGACCCGGCCATGGCCGAGCATCTCCGAGGGGCGCTGGTAGCGCTCGGGTCGTATCTCGTCGCGGGTTTGACGGGAAGAAGTCTGTTTCCTCAGTTGGGGAACAGCTTTTTCTGGATCGTCCTCGGCCTCGCCATTGCTCTCATCGGACTCGCGGCCGCCGAGAGCCGCTCGACCCCTCGCGAGACCGAAGCGCACGAGCCCGGGTAA
- the atpD gene encoding F0F1 ATP synthase subunit beta: MPQPKQSNLGRVVQVIGNVVDVEFASGQLPAIYNALTIKDDKKLSTEELEITVEVQQHLGENRVRTVAMQPTDGLVRGMTVADTGQPITVPVGPSTLGRVMNVLGEPVDRLGPIESETRYPIHREAPAFTEQSTKLEMFETGIKVIDLLEPYVRGGKVGLFGGAGVGKTVIIMELIHNIATQHGGFSVFAGVGERTREGNDLWLEMKESGVIEKAALIYGQMNEPPGVRLRVGLTGLTVAEYFRDEGQDVLLFIDNIYRYTLAGMEVSALLGRMPSAVGYQPTLASEMGDLEERITSTDKGSITSIQAIYVPADDYTDPGVATTFSHLDATTQLSRQIAELGIYPAVDPLASTSRILDPRVIGEEHYRVAFAVKEILQRYKDLQDIIAILGIDELSEEDKVTVARARKIQRFFSQPFQVAEQFTGRPGRYVPLEETVKAFNRLVRGEYDHIPEQAFYMAGGIEEVEQNAERMAAA; this comes from the coding sequence ATGCCGCAGCCGAAACAAAGCAACCTGGGCCGAGTGGTTCAAGTGATCGGAAACGTCGTGGACGTGGAGTTCGCGAGCGGTCAGCTACCGGCCATATACAATGCGCTAACGATCAAGGATGACAAGAAGCTTTCCACCGAGGAGCTCGAGATCACCGTCGAGGTGCAGCAGCACCTCGGGGAAAATCGCGTCCGAACCGTAGCCATGCAGCCCACCGACGGTCTGGTTCGCGGAATGACGGTGGCCGATACCGGACAGCCCATCACCGTGCCCGTCGGCCCGAGTACCCTCGGTCGTGTCATGAACGTCCTCGGTGAGCCCGTGGACCGACTAGGTCCAATCGAGAGCGAGACGCGCTATCCGATTCACCGTGAGGCGCCCGCGTTTACCGAGCAGAGCACGAAGCTCGAGATGTTCGAGACGGGAATCAAGGTCATCGACCTGCTCGAGCCATACGTACGCGGTGGCAAGGTCGGATTGTTCGGCGGAGCCGGAGTGGGTAAGACGGTGATCATCATGGAGCTCATCCACAACATCGCCACGCAACACGGGGGTTTCTCCGTCTTCGCGGGGGTGGGGGAGCGCACGCGCGAGGGAAACGATTTGTGGCTCGAGATGAAGGAGTCTGGCGTCATCGAAAAGGCAGCCCTCATTTATGGTCAGATGAACGAGCCGCCCGGCGTGCGCCTCCGCGTGGGGCTCACGGGTCTCACGGTGGCGGAATACTTCCGCGACGAGGGGCAGGACGTTCTCCTTTTCATCGACAATATCTACCGCTATACCCTCGCGGGCATGGAAGTCTCGGCGCTACTGGGACGCATGCCTTCCGCGGTTGGCTACCAGCCGACTCTCGCGTCCGAGATGGGCGACCTCGAGGAGCGCATCACTTCGACCGACAAGGGGTCGATCACGTCGATTCAGGCCATCTACGTTCCCGCAGACGACTACACCGACCCCGGCGTGGCCACTACGTTCTCCCACCTCGACGCCACGACCCAGCTCTCCCGTCAGATCGCCGAGCTCGGTATCTACCCCGCCGTGGATCCGCTCGCGTCCACCTCGCGCATCCTCGATCCGCGCGTCATCGGGGAGGAGCACTATCGTGTAGCCTTCGCGGTCAAGGAGATTCTCCAGCGCTACAAAGACCTCCAGGACATCATTGCGATCCTGGGCATCGATGAGCTCTCCGAAGAAGACAAAGTCACGGTGGCGCGGGCGCGCAAGATCCAGAGGTTTTTCTCCCAGCCGTTCCAGGTTGCCGAACAGTTCACCGGCCGGCCCGGTCGCTACGTCCCGCTGGAGGAGACGGTGAAAGCGTTCAACCGACTGGTTCGGGGCGAGTACGATCACATTCCCGAGCAAGCGTTCTACATGGCGGGGGGAATCGAGGAGGTCGAGCAGAACGCAGAACGCATGGCGGCGGCTTAG
- a CDS encoding right-handed parallel beta-helix repeat-containing protein: protein MSRSSSLAKLLGIALVLPVLVLVGEYLHRVARFRHAWGAEAPVAAAKDLLLEIVQRFPSPLDKARLESSGLPVYQLRLQSNDLTALRNLAAEVSAARVSTGILRDYVPAQFLLEDGRWLPIEVKLRGKTAGHYARQRPSLRLKFPRNHYFEGKRHINISNPSDKGVTKDLTTNWELARHGILTWDSRFVVLKINEKVVGLFQEIEEIGRPMLDRGGRSEGFIFDGNGQLAGAPGGFGWDKAESAIKRLLQCKEETSSPPDADPCNWTFLQTYTDTDRFAWAAAVTTLVGSTHAWSNNNLHVYYDPARGTFEPIPWDYLGYRIDPETTIEGETATNEARAFLRIPEFRRMRDERLWTLITERVEPMIAHANEAFARLDAAFRYDNHAIRSSRGHRIHEAFIEELESNAAYLSTLFRTAELGVVVRPTQNEGSVVVELENRGKAFVWVTGVVVARNGKRVVVPLPEHELVDGQWSGEPGRSRLAIREVLDVEIIGLAARNGVTGELLADDDVQIRSSEITVASLDREEMPDSAPVLPGNARREGRTIVLGPGVVHLDATWEVPQSYSVQVEPGTTIELEDGASLIVYGDLTAVGTAREPIAVRGAKSKSGWGALVVQGRRAERSTVRLEHVILEGGAGAENDRTHFTGALSVTDAVISLRESRFVDIAAIDGINFKYCDVEMRNNVFSNTAEDAVDLDFCTGVVVGNHVFGAGGDGLDFSGSDLDVEQNIIENCVDKGMSVGEKTVARIRDNQIDRCYTGIASKDGSDVTIEATRLTGLDVGVSIYRKKLTFGTPVARLSRVVMADVNTAILDSHEGDLTVADSTLYVVGDEPRSSRRGLSVVRVKQVPHSPASEAIHETSSVSGAP, encoded by the coding sequence ATGTCGCGCTCTAGCTCGCTCGCCAAGCTCTTGGGAATCGCCCTCGTTCTTCCCGTCCTCGTGCTGGTCGGCGAGTACCTCCACCGGGTGGCCCGTTTTCGCCATGCCTGGGGCGCCGAAGCCCCGGTAGCGGCGGCTAAGGACTTGCTCCTCGAGATCGTCCAGAGGTTTCCGAGCCCTCTGGACAAGGCGCGGCTCGAGTCGTCGGGCCTTCCCGTTTACCAGCTTCGCCTCCAGTCGAACGATTTGACTGCACTTCGTAACCTCGCGGCCGAGGTCTCCGCGGCCCGCGTTTCTACGGGAATCCTGCGCGATTACGTCCCTGCCCAGTTTCTCTTGGAAGATGGTCGCTGGCTTCCCATCGAAGTGAAGCTTCGCGGCAAGACAGCCGGGCATTACGCCAGACAGAGGCCATCATTGCGGCTGAAGTTTCCCCGGAACCACTACTTCGAGGGAAAACGACACATCAACATCTCGAACCCCTCCGACAAGGGCGTCACCAAGGACCTGACGACGAACTGGGAGCTCGCCCGTCATGGAATCCTGACCTGGGACAGTCGTTTCGTCGTCCTCAAGATCAACGAAAAGGTCGTGGGACTCTTTCAAGAGATCGAGGAGATCGGCCGGCCGATGCTCGACCGCGGCGGCCGCTCCGAGGGCTTCATCTTCGACGGCAACGGCCAGCTCGCGGGAGCCCCGGGTGGGTTCGGATGGGACAAGGCGGAGAGTGCCATAAAACGGCTGCTCCAGTGCAAAGAGGAGACGAGCTCACCGCCCGACGCGGATCCCTGTAATTGGACGTTCCTTCAGACTTATACGGACACGGACCGGTTTGCTTGGGCTGCGGCCGTCACGACCCTTGTGGGAAGCACCCACGCCTGGAGCAACAACAACCTTCACGTCTATTACGACCCCGCTCGGGGGACGTTCGAGCCCATTCCCTGGGACTATCTCGGCTACCGGATCGACCCCGAAACAACGATCGAGGGCGAGACCGCGACCAACGAGGCACGGGCCTTCTTGAGGATTCCCGAGTTTAGGCGGATGCGGGATGAGCGGCTGTGGACTTTGATTACCGAGAGGGTCGAGCCCATGATCGCGCACGCCAACGAGGCCTTCGCCCGGCTCGATGCGGCTTTCCGCTACGACAACCACGCAATCCGTTCCTCGAGAGGCCATCGCATCCACGAGGCTTTCATCGAGGAGCTCGAAAGCAATGCCGCCTATCTTTCCACTCTGTTTCGTACCGCGGAGCTCGGCGTCGTGGTCCGTCCGACCCAGAACGAAGGAAGCGTGGTGGTCGAGCTCGAGAACCGGGGCAAGGCCTTCGTGTGGGTGACCGGTGTCGTCGTGGCGCGGAACGGAAAACGGGTCGTCGTGCCGCTCCCGGAGCACGAGCTCGTCGACGGCCAATGGTCCGGCGAGCCAGGCAGATCCCGCCTGGCCATCAGAGAGGTCCTTGACGTCGAGATCATTGGACTCGCGGCGCGAAACGGTGTTACTGGCGAGCTCTTGGCCGATGACGACGTTCAGATCCGTTCCTCTGAGATCACCGTGGCGTCACTGGATCGCGAAGAGATGCCGGATTCGGCGCCGGTGCTTCCGGGAAACGCGCGCCGGGAGGGACGAACGATCGTTCTGGGACCCGGCGTGGTGCACCTCGACGCCACCTGGGAAGTCCCACAGAGCTACTCCGTCCAGGTCGAGCCCGGAACGACGATCGAGCTCGAGGACGGAGCGTCGCTCATCGTCTACGGAGACCTCACCGCGGTCGGAACGGCTCGCGAGCCCATCGCGGTTCGCGGAGCGAAATCCAAGAGTGGGTGGGGAGCCCTCGTCGTTCAAGGGCGGCGCGCCGAGCGCAGCACCGTCCGGCTCGAGCACGTGATCCTCGAGGGGGGGGCCGGCGCCGAGAATGACCGGACCCATTTCACCGGGGCCCTCTCGGTGACCGATGCGGTGATCTCGTTGCGTGAATCGCGTTTCGTGGACATCGCCGCGATCGATGGGATCAATTTCAAGTACTGCGATGTCGAGATGCGGAACAATGTCTTTTCCAACACCGCCGAGGACGCCGTGGACCTCGATTTCTGTACCGGTGTCGTCGTGGGAAACCACGTGTTCGGGGCGGGCGGCGATGGGCTGGACTTCAGTGGCTCCGATCTCGATGTCGAGCAGAACATCATCGAGAACTGCGTCGACAAGGGAATGAGCGTGGGTGAGAAGACCGTGGCTCGGATCCGGGACAACCAGATCGACCGTTGCTACACCGGCATCGCCTCCAAAGATGGATCGGACGTCACCATCGAGGCGACTCGATTGACCGGCCTCGACGTGGGGGTTTCCATCTATCGCAAGAAGCTCACTTTTGGCACACCCGTCGCGAGACTCAGCCGGGTGGTCATGGCGGACGTGAATACCGCGATTCTCGATAGCCACGAAGGCGATCTCACGGTAGCCGATTCCACCCTGTACGTCGTGGGAGACGAGCCGCGGTCCTCCCGGCGAGGACTGAGCGTCGTTCGCGTGAAGCAGGTCCCGCACTCACCGGCGTCCGAGGCGATTCACGAGACGAGCTCGGTTTCGGGGGCTCCGTAA